The following coding sequences are from one Nitrososphaerota archaeon window:
- a CDS encoding ParB/RepB/Spo0J family partition protein — MARFTTAQQGWKEQTGTVMLVEISKLFVGKTNVRKTPGEVGDLVDSVKEKGILEPVLVRPVGGRYELIVGSRRFEAAKIAGLKRMPAVVRPMTDEDAIIVSLVENIHRRDIEPEEEYDAMTSLRKLNPRVYGTVEQLSKAIGKSRRYIEDRISAVEAVRNIRRESGSDITVKQSPLAQERREGVLPVKHATFLQRAEESPSVQDLPKRERVSKMRELAETIAPLPGPEAESVVSHFVMAPQRPVEDIRKEISYLHAVKLDLLLDPRVADGLRRAAEERGTTMEAIASLAIHSWLRQQHYA; from the coding sequence TTGGCGAGGTTCACCACCGCTCAGCAGGGCTGGAAGGAGCAGACCGGGACAGTGATGCTGGTCGAGATTTCGAAGCTTTTCGTAGGGAAGACCAACGTGCGGAAGACCCCAGGGGAAGTCGGGGACCTGGTTGATTCCGTCAAGGAGAAGGGGATTCTGGAGCCAGTCCTCGTCCGGCCGGTTGGCGGCCGCTACGAGCTGATAGTGGGGTCGAGGAGGTTCGAGGCGGCCAAGATTGCCGGGCTGAAGCGGATGCCTGCGGTCGTCAGGCCGATGACGGATGAAGACGCGATAATCGTGTCGCTGGTGGAGAACATCCATCGGAGGGACATCGAGCCTGAAGAGGAATACGATGCGATGACTTCCCTGCGCAAGCTCAACCCGCGCGTCTATGGGACGGTCGAGCAGCTCTCGAAGGCCATCGGCAAGTCGAGGAGGTACATCGAGGACAGAATAAGCGCTGTCGAGGCGGTGCGGAACATAAGGAGGGAGTCGGGTTCAGACATCACTGTGAAGCAGTCACCTCTGGCCCAGGAGAGGAGGGAGGGGGTTCTGCCGGTCAAACACGCTACGTTCCTTCAGAGGGCAGAAGAATCGCCTTCGGTGCAGGATCTTCCGAAGAGAGAGCGGGTATCCAAGATGCGGGAGCTGGCGGAGACCATAGCGCCCCTTCCGGGGCCCGAGGCGGAGAGCGTGGTGAGCCACTTCGTGATGGCACCCCAGAGGCCCGTCGAGGATATCAGGAAAGAGATCTCCTACCTGCATGCGGTCAAGCTAGATCTCCTTCTCGACCCCAGGGTCGCGGACGGGCTGCGCAGGGCCGCAGAGGAGAGGGGGACGACCATGGAAGCGATCGCGTCGCTGGCGATTCATTCCTGGCTGAGGCAGCAGCACTACGCCTGA
- a CDS encoding TrpB-like pyridoxal phosphate-dependent enzyme: MEIDQIILPPDQLPKKWYNIVPEIPGGLPPPKEPGDGESRMEALKKRLVGECLKQEVSTSSWIDIPDEVMELYIHAGRPRPLYRAKRLEAKLGLKKVRLYYKREDLSPTGSHKVNTAIPQAYYAAKEGKRMLVTETGAGQWGTALAYAASLLGLRTVVFWVRAVYDWKPERRTLMQLYGAKVYPSPSDQTAFGKSLLAKDPKHPGSLGIAVSEGLEYTDFGPDRAYCLGSVLNHVLIHQSIIGLESIKQFESVDDSPDLVIGCLGGGSNFGGVALPFMGEVLQKKRECEFLAAQSEAAPNLVKGEYRYDFGDTAGHTPLLMMYTLGHETSMTPIKSDGLRYHAAAPIISALKNKGLIRAVAYPSDEILVFDAARIFLETEGWLIAGESAHAVRAAIDEAKKAEAKGEEKCILMNISGHGFLDIDAYRSKVKLE; the protein is encoded by the coding sequence ATGGAGATCGACCAGATAATCCTCCCGCCCGACCAGCTTCCGAAGAAGTGGTACAACATCGTCCCTGAAATCCCGGGAGGCCTTCCGCCCCCAAAGGAGCCCGGGGACGGAGAGTCGAGGATGGAGGCTCTGAAGAAGCGGTTGGTGGGCGAATGCCTGAAACAGGAGGTGTCTACCTCGAGCTGGATTGACATACCCGACGAGGTCATGGAGCTGTACATCCACGCAGGGCGGCCCAGGCCTCTGTACAGGGCAAAGCGCCTCGAGGCGAAGCTCGGCCTCAAGAAGGTGAGGTTATACTACAAGAGGGAGGACCTGAGCCCGACCGGCTCGCACAAAGTCAACACTGCCATCCCTCAGGCCTACTACGCGGCGAAAGAAGGGAAGAGGATGCTGGTCACAGAGACGGGAGCGGGGCAGTGGGGGACGGCCCTTGCCTACGCGGCTTCGCTTCTTGGGCTTCGCACGGTCGTTTTCTGGGTCAGGGCCGTCTACGACTGGAAACCAGAGAGGAGAACCCTGATGCAGCTGTACGGGGCCAAGGTCTACCCGTCCCCGAGCGACCAGACTGCGTTTGGAAAGAGTCTCCTGGCGAAGGACCCCAAGCACCCTGGCTCACTTGGAATCGCGGTCTCCGAAGGGCTGGAGTACACTGATTTCGGTCCCGACAGAGCCTACTGCCTGGGCTCGGTCCTAAACCACGTCCTGATTCACCAGTCGATCATAGGGCTTGAATCGATCAAGCAGTTCGAGAGCGTCGACGACTCCCCCGACCTGGTCATAGGATGCCTGGGAGGAGGTTCCAACTTCGGAGGGGTCGCGCTCCCGTTCATGGGGGAGGTTCTGCAGAAGAAGAGGGAATGCGAGTTCCTGGCGGCCCAGTCTGAGGCAGCGCCGAACCTCGTCAAGGGGGAGTACAGGTATGACTTCGGGGACACGGCAGGGCATACGCCTCTGCTCATGATGTACACCCTGGGGCATGAGACTTCGATGACCCCGATCAAGTCGGACGGCCTCAGGTACCACGCGGCAGCGCCGATCATCAGCGCCCTGAAGAACAAGGGGTTGATCAGGGCGGTAGCCTATCCGAGCGATGAGATTCTTGTCTTCGATGCCGCGCGGATCTTCCTCGAGACCGAGGGGTGGCTCATCGCCGGGGAGTCGGCCCACGCCGTCAGGGCAGCCATCGATGAGGCGAAGAAGGCAGAGGCAAAGGGAGAGGAGAAGTGCATCCTCATGAACATCAGCGGCCACGGCTTCCTGGACATCGACGCCTACAGGAGCAAGGTCAAACTGGAATAG
- a CDS encoding ATP-binding cassette domain-containing protein encodes MTRELAIEVNGLVKRFDEKLAVDDISFETGRGEVFGFLGPNGAGKTTTIKILTTLLQPTAGQASVLGHDVRTQGKKIRERIGVVQQQDSFDQGLKTETSMDIYGLVWGVPKVVRRRRIDELIQRFGMEEFRKTPCVDLSSGQRRRLQVAREFVHDMDLLFLDEPTVGLDAIVRRNVLDFFKEKVKDGLTIFFTTHILEEAEYLCNRIAVVNHGKIIQTDTPQNLKRRFGSTKAVEFGLLEGVSEELAEKLRSLGAVSKLSLEESGSYRVTTSRPEVVIPEIYKASESLGLTVSSIYIAEATLEDAFISLVTEGGNGR; translated from the coding sequence ATGACCCGCGAGCTGGCCATCGAGGTCAATGGCCTGGTGAAGCGCTTCGACGAGAAGCTGGCCGTGGACGACATATCGTTCGAAACAGGCCGCGGCGAGGTCTTCGGCTTTCTCGGGCCGAACGGCGCGGGCAAGACCACGACCATCAAGATTCTGACTACCCTCCTCCAGCCAACCGCAGGCCAGGCCTCGGTCCTAGGCCATGATGTCAGGACCCAGGGAAAGAAGATCCGCGAGCGCATCGGCGTAGTGCAGCAACAGGACAGCTTCGACCAGGGCCTCAAGACGGAGACCAGCATGGACATCTACGGCCTCGTCTGGGGCGTCCCAAAGGTTGTGAGGAGACGAAGGATCGACGAACTGATCCAGCGCTTCGGCATGGAGGAGTTCAGAAAGACGCCCTGCGTGGACCTCTCCTCCGGACAACGTAGGAGGCTACAGGTCGCCCGCGAGTTCGTCCACGACATGGACCTCCTCTTCCTCGACGAGCCTACGGTGGGCCTCGACGCCATCGTCAGGAGGAACGTGCTGGACTTCTTCAAGGAGAAAGTGAAGGACGGCCTCACCATCTTCTTCACCACCCACATTCTCGAAGAGGCAGAGTACCTCTGCAACAGAATAGCGGTCGTCAACCACGGCAAGATAATTCAGACCGACACCCCGCAGAACCTGAAGCGCAGGTTCGGGAGCACCAAGGCAGTCGAATTCGGGCTCCTCGAAGGGGTCTCGGAGGAACTGGCGGAGAAGCTCAGGTCGCTGGGTGCAGTCTCGAAGCTCTCCCTGGAGGAGTCAGGGAGCTACCGGGTAACCACGTCCCGGCCAGAAGTGGTCATACCTGAGATCTACAAAGCGTCTGAGAGCCTAGGTCTTACTGTCTCCTCGATCTACATCGCCGAGGCGACCCTCGAAGACGCATTCATCTCTCTGGTTACGGAAGGAGGGAACGGAAGATGA
- a CDS encoding ABC transporter permease, producing MNVYARLVYRNLRANLDRITVFFELIFPLFFIFVQGFGLGGIIPPFDVGGVKLTYPQFLAAGAVTLTVINSGTNAGTQLWYDRKNGMFEQILMGPFTRAQYIFSIILATLLIGLAGSSLVFLIALPVLGVSLSVSPFGALMIFLAIFLGTMFFGAFAIAISVVLRSSETFQIVSTFAFFVFLFVSTVFFPANLAPAAIRTASILNPLTYATDLFRAGLFSAFTPFNLIELGVLAAETIVMFVLAAAAFSRIRV from the coding sequence ATGAACGTCTATGCCCGGCTCGTCTACAGGAACCTGAGAGCGAACCTGGACAGGATAACCGTCTTCTTCGAGCTGATCTTCCCTCTCTTCTTCATCTTCGTCCAGGGGTTCGGCCTTGGGGGAATAATCCCCCCTTTCGACGTAGGTGGAGTCAAGCTGACCTACCCGCAGTTCCTCGCGGCGGGAGCGGTCACCCTAACCGTGATTAACTCGGGGACCAACGCTGGTACCCAGCTCTGGTACGACAGGAAGAACGGCATGTTCGAACAGATTCTGATGGGCCCGTTCACCCGCGCCCAGTACATTTTCAGCATAATCCTCGCTACCCTCCTCATCGGACTGGCCGGTTCTTCCTTGGTCTTCCTCATCGCCCTCCCAGTCCTCGGCGTCAGCCTATCGGTCTCCCCCTTTGGCGCCCTTATGATCTTCCTGGCTATCTTCCTGGGCACCATGTTCTTCGGCGCCTTCGCCATAGCCATCTCGGTGGTCCTCCGGTCCTCGGAGACCTTCCAGATAGTCTCGACCTTCGCGTTCTTCGTCTTCCTCTTCGTCTCGACGGTGTTCTTCCCCGCCAACCTCGCTCCGGCCGCCATCCGGACGGCGAGCATCCTGAACCCCCTTACCTACGCGACGGACCTGTTCAGGGCGGGCCTCTTCTCGGCATTCACTCCCTTCAACCTGATAGAGCTAGGAGTGCTGGCGGCCGAAACCATCGTGATGTTCGTCCTCGCCGCGGCCGCCTTCAGTCGCATACGCGTCTGA
- the msrB gene encoding peptide-methionine (R)-S-oxide reductase MsrB codes for MLNKEEMEKLKAKLDKESVNVCFNKGTEMAFTGKYWNDHDKGTYHCIVCGTPLFSSDTKFESGTGWPSFFQPVAKDSIKEDADRSFGMVRTEVSCGNCGVHLGHVFDDGPRPTGLRYCINSAALVHEKDMPKSS; via the coding sequence ATGCTCAACAAGGAAGAAATGGAGAAGCTGAAAGCGAAGCTCGACAAGGAGTCGGTCAACGTCTGCTTCAACAAGGGAACCGAGATGGCCTTCACCGGCAAGTACTGGAATGACCACGACAAGGGGACCTACCACTGCATCGTCTGCGGGACGCCCCTCTTCAGTTCGGACACCAAGTTCGAGTCAGGGACGGGCTGGCCCAGCTTCTTCCAGCCGGTCGCCAAGGACAGCATCAAGGAGGACGCCGACCGGAGCTTTGGGATGGTAAGGACCGAAGTTTCCTGCGGGAACTGTGGCGTCCACCTCGGCCACGTCTTCGACGACGGGCCCAGGCCGACGGGGTTGAGGTACTGCATCAACTCGGCAGCCCTCGTCCACGAGAAGGACATGCCGAAGTCCTCCTAG